The following are from one region of the Synechococcus sp. CBW1108 genome:
- the hemH gene encoding ferrochelatase, which translates to MAKVGVLLLNLGGPERIQDVGPFLYNLFSDPEIIRLPNPALQKPLAWLISSLRAGKSQEAYRSIGGGSPLRRITEQQARELQSELRSRGIEATSYVAMRYWHPFTESAVGDIKADGVEEVVVLPLYPHFSISTSGSSFRELQRLRQADRGFSRLPIRCIRSYYDDPGYIGAMAGLIAREIQACPEPAQAHVFFSAHGVPKSYVEEAGDPYQREIEACARLIIERLERDLGHANPFTLAYQSRVGPVEWLKPYTDEALQALGAEGVKDLVVVPISFVSEHIETLEEIDIEYREIATEAGIINFRRVAALDTTPAFIKGLADLVQHALEGPEVNLDQAAELPTKVKLYPQDKWAWGWNNSSEVWNGRLAMVGFSAFLLELISGRGPLHALGLL; encoded by the coding sequence ATGGCCAAGGTTGGCGTGCTGCTGCTGAACCTCGGTGGGCCGGAGCGGATCCAGGATGTGGGCCCATTTTTATACAATCTCTTTTCCGATCCGGAGATCATCCGGCTGCCCAACCCCGCCCTGCAGAAGCCCCTGGCCTGGTTGATCAGCAGCCTGCGGGCCGGTAAATCCCAGGAGGCCTACCGCTCCATTGGCGGCGGTTCGCCGCTGCGGCGCATCACCGAGCAGCAGGCCCGGGAACTCCAGAGCGAGCTGCGCTCCCGGGGTATTGAGGCCACCAGTTATGTGGCCATGCGCTACTGGCATCCCTTCACCGAGTCGGCGGTGGGCGACATCAAGGCTGACGGGGTGGAGGAGGTTGTGGTGCTGCCCCTCTATCCCCACTTTTCGATCAGCACTAGTGGCTCCAGCTTCCGCGAGTTGCAGCGCTTGCGCCAGGCCGACAGAGGCTTCTCACGGCTGCCGATCCGTTGTATTCGCAGTTACTACGACGATCCCGGCTACATCGGCGCCATGGCCGGCCTGATTGCCCGGGAAATTCAGGCCTGTCCGGAGCCGGCCCAGGCCCATGTGTTCTTCAGTGCCCACGGGGTGCCCAAGAGCTACGTGGAAGAGGCCGGCGATCCCTATCAACGGGAAATTGAGGCCTGTGCCCGGCTGATCATCGAGCGGCTGGAGCGAGACCTAGGCCATGCCAATCCCTTCACCCTGGCCTACCAGAGCCGGGTGGGTCCGGTGGAATGGCTCAAGCCCTACACCGATGAGGCCCTGCAGGCACTAGGTGCGGAGGGGGTGAAGGATCTGGTGGTGGTGCCGATCAGCTTTGTGAGCGAACACATCGAAACCCTCGAGGAAATCGATATCGAATACCGGGAAATCGCTACCGAAGCGGGCATCATCAATTTCCGTCGCGTGGCGGCCCTTGACACCACGCCTGCCTTCATCAAGGGCCTGGCCGACCTGGTGCAGCATGCTCTGGAGGGCCCGGAGGTGAACCTCGATCAGGCCGCCGAGTTGCCCACCAAGGTGAAGCTCTATCCCCAGGACAAGTGGGCCTGGGGCTGGAACAACAGCTCTGAGGTGTGGAACGGGCGCTTGGCGATGGTCGGTTTTTCCGCTTTTCTGTTGGAACTGATCAGTGGGCGGGGACCGCTCCATGCCCTCGGGCTTCTCTGA
- a CDS encoding M23 family metallopeptidase: MAVPSLIAFTCVMLAPQLSQAHSRWGMGVFPVTSFLAYTSHFGTRTGPWGRLEPHYGLDIAAPLGSPIRNWWAGVVQSVINDGACGVGLVIRSGNYEHIYCHLAGRVAGGTYRSGPVALAPGQVLGTGQLIGHVGMSGRTTGPHLHWGMRHSGRWLDPALILRAMAAARNSQKVRSSAPKAPPATRVAIAR, translated from the coding sequence ATGGCTGTTCCCAGCTTGATCGCTTTTACCTGCGTGATGCTGGCGCCGCAGCTGAGCCAGGCCCATAGCCGTTGGGGGATGGGCGTCTTCCCCGTCACCAGTTTCCTGGCTTACACCAGCCATTTCGGCACCCGTACCGGTCCCTGGGGTCGGCTCGAACCCCACTACGGCCTCGACATCGCCGCCCCGTTGGGTTCACCGATCCGCAATTGGTGGGCTGGCGTCGTGCAGTCCGTCATCAATGACGGAGCCTGTGGCGTCGGCCTGGTGATCCGATCCGGGAACTACGAGCACATCTACTGCCACCTGGCCGGGCGGGTGGCAGGGGGCACCTACCGCAGCGGGCCGGTGGCCCTGGCCCCCGGCCAGGTGCTTGGTACCGGTCAGCTGATCGGACATGTGGGCATGAGTGGTCGCACCACGGGCCCCCATCTGCACTGGGGCATGCGCCATAGCGGCCGCTGGCTTGACCCGGCCCTGATCCTGCGGGCGATGGCCGCTGCACGGAACTCGCAAAAAGTTCGCTCTTCTGCCCCAAAAGCCCCACCAGCAACTAGGGTTGCGATTGCTCGTTAA
- the cobO gene encoding cob(I)yrinic acid a,c-diamide adenosyltransferase, which translates to MNQPDNQPESQLDAVAAELGPGGDLAPEADAAGYQRRMARRKEVQQQRVGERNLEKGLVLVFTGDGKGKTTAALGLALRTLGHGEQVAVVQFIKGGWQPGEAKALELFGESLHWHALGEGFTWETQDRDRDRMLVQRAWERSLTYLADANRKLVVLDEVNVALKLGYLGIDQVLEGLDLRPELTHVALTGRGAPASLLERADLVTEMKMVRHPFREQGVKAQQGIEF; encoded by the coding sequence TTGAACCAACCCGATAACCAACCCGAGAGCCAACTAGATGCTGTGGCGGCGGAGCTGGGCCCGGGCGGCGACCTGGCCCCGGAGGCCGATGCCGCCGGTTACCAGCGGCGCATGGCGCGCCGCAAGGAGGTGCAACAACAGCGGGTGGGCGAGCGCAATCTTGAAAAGGGCCTGGTGCTGGTGTTCACCGGCGATGGCAAGGGCAAAACCACCGCGGCCCTGGGCCTGGCGCTGCGAACCCTCGGCCATGGCGAACAGGTGGCCGTGGTGCAGTTCATCAAGGGGGGCTGGCAGCCAGGTGAAGCCAAAGCCCTGGAGCTGTTCGGTGAATCCCTGCACTGGCATGCCCTGGGGGAGGGCTTCACCTGGGAGACCCAGGACCGCGATCGCGACCGGATGCTGGTGCAGCGGGCCTGGGAACGCTCACTCACCTATCTCGCCGACGCCAACCGCAAACTCGTGGTGCTCGATGAGGTGAACGTGGCCCTCAAGCTGGGCTACCTGGGCATCGATCAGGTGCTGGAAGGCCTGGACCTGCGGCCGGAACTCACCCACGTCGCCCTGACCGGCCGGGGGGCACCTGCATCCCTATTGGAGCGGGCAGACCTGGTGACAGAGATGAAGATGGTGCGCCATCCCTTCCGGGAACAGGGGGTCAAGGCCCAGCAGGGGATTGAATTTTAG
- a CDS encoding metallophosphoesterase, with amino-acid sequence MDQWPGPQFNRRSFLGLAGLSMGAMGAVAAGQIPARAATGDASRLQAPRGDLRLVAISDLNSSYGSTSYLSEVLRAVQLIPAWKPDLVLCGGDMVAGQKQGLSQVHLSAMWASFDRQLLSPLRRAGLPVAITMGNHDASAARSGGRYVFELDRQEAGRYWRGQRDSLGLEFVDASRFPFAYSVRQHDLFLLVWDASSATVPADQVAWAERQLSSPAAQSARLRLVLGHLPLYAVGQGRDTPGNVLQQSDALRQLLERTGAHAYISGHHHAYFPGRVGQLDLLHLGALGSGPRRRLQDNTPPVQTLTLIDAFWPSGDGAGRTVYTSFNMTTLQPIRSQQLPAQIRPSRGPVLGRIS; translated from the coding sequence ATGGACCAGTGGCCTGGCCCCCAGTTCAACCGCCGTAGCTTCCTGGGACTGGCCGGTCTGTCCATGGGGGCCATGGGGGCCGTGGCGGCCGGCCAGATCCCCGCCCGGGCGGCCACCGGCGATGCCAGTCGGCTGCAAGCCCCTCGGGGTGACCTGCGCCTGGTGGCCATCAGTGATCTCAACAGCAGCTACGGCTCCACCAGCTACCTCAGCGAGGTGCTGCGGGCCGTCCAGCTCATTCCCGCCTGGAAGCCCGATCTGGTGCTCTGCGGCGGCGACATGGTCGCTGGCCAGAAGCAGGGGCTCAGCCAGGTGCATCTCAGTGCCATGTGGGCCTCCTTCGACCGCCAGCTGCTTTCACCTTTGCGGCGGGCGGGATTGCCGGTGGCGATCACCATGGGCAACCACGACGCCTCGGCGGCCCGCTCCGGCGGGCGCTACGTGTTTGAACTCGACAGGCAGGAGGCCGGCCGCTACTGGCGCGGCCAGCGGGATTCGCTGGGGCTGGAATTTGTCGATGCCAGCCGTTTCCCGTTCGCCTACAGCGTGCGCCAGCACGACCTGTTCCTACTGGTGTGGGATGCCTCCTCCGCCACCGTGCCCGCCGACCAGGTGGCCTGGGCCGAGCGCCAGCTGAGCAGCCCAGCAGCGCAATCCGCCCGGCTGCGGCTGGTGCTGGGCCATCTGCCCCTCTATGCGGTGGGACAGGGCAGGGACACCCCAGGCAACGTGCTGCAACAGAGCGACGCCCTGCGGCAGCTGCTGGAGCGCACCGGAGCCCACGCCTACATCAGTGGCCACCACCACGCCTACTTCCCCGGACGGGTGGGGCAACTGGATCTGCTCCACCTCGGAGCCCTGGGCAGCGGCCCACGCCGGCGCCTCCAGGACAACACGCCGCCGGTGCAAACCCTCACCCTGATTGATGCCTTCTGGCCCAGCGGAGATGGCGCGGGACGTACGGTCTATACCAGCTTCAACATGACAACCCTGCAGCCAATCCGCAGCCAGCAGTTACCGGCCCAGATCCGCCCCAGCCGGGGACCGGTGCTGGGCCGGATCAGCTGA
- the ilvB gene encoding biosynthetic-type acetolactate synthase large subunit → MDALHIHGVEHIFGYPGGAILPIYDELHKAEARGWLKHILVRHEQGGTHAADAYARATGKVGVCFGTSGPGATNLVTGIATAQMDSVPMVVITGQVPRASIGTDAFQETDIFGITLPIVKHSWVVRDPRDIGRIVAEAFLIAASGRPGPVLIDVPKDVGIEEFHYTPVAPGTAIPAGFRLPPEPDPEAVAASLALIRQARRPLLYVGGGAISSGAHAAVKQLAERFRLPVTTTLMGKGAFDEKHPQSVGMLGMHGTAYANFAVTECDLLIATGARFDDRVTGRLDGFAPRAQVIHIDIDAAEMGKTRLPDVALVADVQAALTALLSASAQDSSEGRTEAWLQRIDSWKQNYPLVVPAPEGEIAPQEVMVALQELAPDAFYTTDVGQHQMWAAQFLHNGPRRWISSAGLGTMGFGMPAAMGVQTAFPDEQVICVAGDASILMNIQELGTLSQYNLPVKVVVINNGWQGMVRQWQESFYGERYSASEMTGGMPDFAALAESFGVRGVCIKERSSLRQQLQEAFDHPGPAFIDVKVRRNENCYPMVPPGASNAQMVGLPSHPELAIDTSRHCHACGSTTESAHLFCPSCGAKL, encoded by the coding sequence ATGGATGCCTTACACATCCATGGGGTGGAGCACATCTTCGGCTATCCAGGCGGCGCCATCCTGCCCATCTATGACGAGCTGCACAAGGCAGAAGCCCGCGGCTGGTTGAAGCACATCCTGGTGCGCCATGAGCAGGGCGGCACCCATGCGGCCGATGCCTATGCCCGCGCAACAGGCAAGGTGGGCGTGTGCTTCGGCACCTCTGGCCCGGGCGCCACCAACCTGGTGACCGGCATCGCCACCGCCCAGATGGACTCGGTGCCGATGGTGGTGATCACCGGACAGGTGCCCCGTGCCTCGATCGGCACCGACGCCTTCCAGGAAACTGACATCTTCGGCATCACCCTGCCGATTGTGAAGCACTCCTGGGTGGTGCGCGATCCCCGCGATATCGGCCGGATTGTGGCCGAGGCCTTTTTGATTGCAGCCAGTGGCAGGCCCGGCCCGGTGCTGATCGATGTGCCCAAGGATGTGGGGATTGAGGAGTTCCACTACACCCCTGTGGCGCCCGGGACGGCAATTCCGGCTGGCTTCAGGTTGCCCCCCGAACCCGATCCCGAGGCAGTCGCCGCTTCCCTGGCCCTGATTCGCCAGGCTCGCCGGCCCCTGCTCTACGTGGGTGGTGGGGCAATCAGCAGCGGCGCCCACGCCGCCGTGAAGCAGTTGGCGGAGCGTTTCCGCTTGCCCGTAACCACCACCTTGATGGGCAAGGGCGCCTTTGATGAGAAGCATCCCCAGTCGGTGGGCATGCTCGGCATGCACGGCACCGCCTATGCCAATTTCGCAGTCACCGAGTGCGACCTGCTGATTGCCACCGGTGCCCGCTTCGACGACCGGGTCACCGGACGGCTGGACGGTTTCGCCCCCCGGGCTCAGGTGATCCACATCGACATCGACGCGGCTGAGATGGGCAAGACGCGCCTGCCGGACGTGGCGCTCGTGGCCGATGTACAGGCCGCCCTCACTGCCCTTCTGTCCGCCTCAGCCCAGGACAGCTCGGAGGGCCGCACCGAGGCCTGGTTGCAGCGCATCGACAGCTGGAAGCAGAACTATCCCCTGGTGGTGCCCGCCCCCGAGGGCGAGATCGCCCCCCAGGAGGTGATGGTGGCCCTGCAAGAGCTAGCACCCGATGCCTTCTACACCACCGATGTGGGCCAACACCAGATGTGGGCCGCCCAGTTCCTACACAATGGCCCAAGGCGCTGGATCAGCTCGGCTGGCTTGGGCACCATGGGCTTCGGCATGCCTGCAGCCATGGGCGTGCAGACCGCCTTTCCGGATGAGCAGGTGATCTGTGTCGCCGGCGACGCCAGCATCCTGATGAATATCCAGGAGTTGGGCACCCTCAGCCAATACAACCTGCCGGTGAAGGTGGTGGTGATCAACAACGGCTGGCAGGGCATGGTGCGCCAGTGGCAGGAGAGCTTTTACGGAGAGCGCTATTCCGCCTCCGAGATGACCGGTGGCATGCCCGACTTTGCTGCCCTGGCGGAGTCCTTCGGGGTGCGGGGAGTGTGCATCAAGGAGCGTTCCAGCCTGCGCCAGCAGCTGCAGGAGGCCTTTGACCATCCCGGACCTGCCTTCATCGATGTGAAGGTGCGCCGCAATGAAAACTGCTACCCGATGGTGCCACCGGGGGCCAGCAATGCCCAGATGGTGGGTCTGCCCAGCCATCCGGAGCTGGCGATCGACACCAGTCGCCACTGCCATGCCTGCGGTAGCACCACCGAAAGTGCCCACCTGTTCTGCCCCAGCTGCGGTGCCAAGTTGTGA
- the pyrH gene encoding UMP kinase, translated as MGYKRVLLKLSGEALMGEQGYGIDPEIVQSIAKDVAACVAEGIQLAIVVGGGNIFRGLKGSAAGMDRATADYVGMLATVMNAITLQDGLERSGVPTRVQSAISMQAVAEPYIRRRAIRHMEKGRVVIFAAGTGNPFFTTDTTAALRAAEIGADVVFKATKVDGVYDKDPNKHADAVRFESLSFLEVLSSELEVMDSTAIALCKDNAIPIVVFDLFGSGNIGRAVAGQPIGTRIHP; from the coding sequence ATGGGTTACAAGCGCGTGCTCCTCAAGCTCAGTGGCGAAGCGCTGATGGGTGAGCAGGGCTATGGGATCGATCCGGAAATCGTTCAATCCATTGCCAAAGACGTAGCTGCCTGCGTTGCCGAAGGCATCCAGCTGGCGATTGTGGTCGGCGGCGGCAACATCTTTCGCGGCCTGAAGGGATCGGCAGCTGGGATGGATCGCGCCACTGCCGACTATGTCGGCATGCTCGCGACGGTGATGAATGCCATCACCCTTCAGGACGGCCTGGAGCGATCCGGTGTGCCCACCCGGGTGCAGAGCGCCATCTCGATGCAGGCGGTGGCCGAGCCCTACATCCGCCGCCGGGCAATTCGCCATATGGAAAAGGGCCGGGTGGTGATCTTCGCCGCCGGCACAGGCAATCCCTTTTTCACCACAGACACCACCGCCGCCCTGCGGGCGGCTGAAATCGGTGCCGATGTGGTGTTCAAGGCCACCAAGGTGGACGGTGTCTACGACAAGGATCCCAACAAGCACGCCGACGCGGTGCGCTTCGAGAGCCTCTCCTTCCTGGAGGTACTCAGCTCAGAGCTGGAGGTAATGGACAGCACGGCCATTGCCCTGTGCAAAGACAACGCCATTCCGATCGTGGTCTTTGACCTCTTCGGATCAGGCAACATCGGCCGGGCAGTGGCCGGCCAACCAATTGGCACCCGCATTCACCCCTGA
- a CDS encoding GIVxVP protein, with product MSLNRTAKGIVLVPSLLLGGAFLAAGVWSDGPAASNRMLALTLGGVLMGAGLLAQLLPEGDPEPGERD from the coding sequence ATGAGCCTGAACCGCACGGCCAAGGGCATCGTGCTTGTGCCCTCCCTCCTGCTGGGAGGGGCCTTTCTGGCGGCGGGGGTATGGAGTGATGGGCCAGCAGCCAGCAACAGGATGCTGGCCCTGACCCTCGGGGGCGTGCTGATGGGAGCCGGTCTGCTGGCCCAGCTGTTGCCGGAGGGTGACCCCGAGCCAGGCGAACGCGACTGA
- the ppsA gene encoding phosphoenolpyruvate synthase — translation MFSAETLVLPFNQVGIEAIAAVGGKNASLGEMIRELAEQGVRVPGGFATTAGAYRHLLRTNGLDGPLRALLAGLDTEDLGALQAAGKAARALLLNARLPADLSAAILAAYRELATPDGVLPAVAVRSSATAEDLPDASFAGQQETFLNIEGEAALLEACRRCYASLFTDRAISYRQLNGFDHLEVALSVGVQRMVRSDLACAGVMFSIDTETGFRDAVLLTAAYGLGENVVQGAVNPDELLIFKPTLEQGFAPILSKRLGSKAIRMVCGEAGVGLINEAVPQAERDRFALSDDEALNLARWACCIERHYSAKRGSPTPMDIEWAKDGLSGELFILQARPETVQSRQQQAVLRSWHLEPHQAEPLASGRAIGASVSSGLARVIRHPGEIERFESGDLLITERTDPDWEPILKRASGVVTDQGGRTCHAAIIAREMGITAIVGTGDGTQRIQDGDAITISCCEGDVGRVYSGTLPFSVTEQPIGDLPATRTQILMNVGNPEEAFKLAAIPCDGVGLARLEFIIANHIKVHPMALLAPARVADPTQRAAIAQLTAIAQLTAGHASPAEYYVDLLAQGMARIAAAFYPRPVILRFSDFKSNEYARLLGGGAFEPDEENPMLGWRGASRYYAPAFRAAFALECQALKRVREGMGLTNVIPMVPFCRTPEEGDRVLAEMARSGLVRGENGLEVYVMCELPSNVIAAEAFAARFDGFSIGSNDLTQLTLGLDRDSALVAELFDERHPAVKAMIRLAIQSAKRCGRKIGICGQAPSDYPDFARFLVEEGIDSISLNPDAVIATRLEVARIEASLGRFPGP, via the coding sequence ATGTTTTCTGCTGAAACCCTGGTGCTGCCCTTCAACCAGGTGGGCATCGAGGCCATCGCCGCGGTGGGCGGCAAGAACGCCTCCCTTGGGGAGATGATCCGGGAGCTGGCAGAGCAGGGCGTGCGGGTGCCTGGGGGCTTTGCTACTACGGCAGGCGCCTACCGCCACCTGTTGCGCACCAATGGCCTCGATGGTCCGCTGCGGGCCCTGCTGGCGGGGCTTGATACAGAAGATCTCGGCGCTTTGCAGGCCGCTGGCAAGGCAGCCCGGGCCCTGCTGTTGAACGCCCGCCTGCCGGCAGATCTGAGCGCTGCAATCCTTGCTGCCTATCGAGAGCTGGCAACACCAGATGGCGTTTTGCCAGCGGTAGCGGTGCGCTCCAGCGCCACCGCTGAAGACCTGCCCGATGCCAGCTTCGCCGGCCAGCAGGAGACCTTTTTGAACATTGAGGGGGAGGCGGCCCTGCTTGAGGCCTGCCGCCGCTGTTACGCCTCGCTGTTCACCGACCGGGCCATCTCCTACCGCCAGCTCAATGGCTTCGATCATCTGGAGGTGGCCCTCTCGGTCGGGGTGCAGCGGATGGTGCGCTCCGACCTGGCCTGCGCTGGGGTGATGTTCAGCATCGACACCGAAACCGGCTTCCGCGATGCGGTGCTGCTAACCGCCGCCTACGGCCTGGGTGAAAACGTCGTGCAGGGTGCGGTGAACCCTGATGAGCTGCTGATCTTCAAACCCACGCTTGAGCAGGGCTTCGCGCCGATCCTCAGCAAACGGCTGGGCAGCAAGGCGATCCGGATGGTGTGCGGCGAGGCGGGCGTCGGCCTGATCAACGAGGCGGTGCCCCAGGCCGAGCGCGACCGCTTTGCCCTCAGCGATGACGAGGCCCTCAACCTGGCCCGCTGGGCCTGCTGCATCGAGCGCCACTACAGCGCCAAACGGGGCTCGCCTACGCCGATGGATATCGAGTGGGCAAAAGATGGCCTCAGCGGCGAGCTGTTCATCCTCCAGGCCCGCCCGGAAACGGTGCAGTCGCGCCAGCAGCAGGCGGTGCTGCGCAGCTGGCACCTGGAGCCCCACCAGGCCGAACCCCTGGCGAGCGGCCGCGCCATCGGAGCCTCGGTGAGCAGCGGTCTGGCGCGGGTAATCCGCCATCCCGGCGAGATCGAGCGCTTTGAGAGCGGCGATCTGCTGATCACCGAGCGCACCGATCCCGACTGGGAGCCGATCCTCAAGCGGGCCAGTGGCGTCGTCACCGACCAAGGCGGCCGCACCTGCCACGCGGCGATCATTGCCCGGGAGATGGGCATCACTGCCATCGTCGGCACCGGTGATGGCACCCAGCGCATCCAGGACGGCGATGCGATCACGATCAGCTGTTGTGAAGGTGATGTGGGCCGGGTGTACAGCGGCACCCTGCCGTTCTCGGTGACGGAGCAGCCCATCGGCGACCTGCCCGCTACCCGCACCCAGATCCTGATGAACGTGGGCAACCCGGAGGAGGCCTTCAAACTGGCCGCCATCCCCTGCGACGGGGTGGGCCTGGCGCGGTTGGAGTTCATCATTGCCAACCACATCAAAGTGCATCCGATGGCCCTGCTGGCCCCGGCGCGGGTGGCCGACCCCACCCAGCGGGCGGCCATCGCCCAGCTGACGGCCATCGCCCAGCTGACGGCCGGCCATGCCAGCCCCGCGGAGTATTACGTCGATCTGCTGGCCCAGGGGATGGCTCGCATTGCCGCGGCCTTCTACCCCCGGCCGGTGATCCTGCGCTTCTCCGATTTCAAGAGCAATGAATATGCCCGCCTGCTCGGCGGCGGGGCCTTTGAGCCCGATGAGGAGAACCCAATGCTCGGCTGGCGGGGGGCTTCGCGCTACTACGCCCCGGCCTTCCGCGCTGCCTTCGCCCTGGAATGCCAGGCCCTCAAACGGGTGCGCGAGGGCATGGGTCTCACCAATGTGATCCCGATGGTGCCCTTCTGCCGCACCCCCGAGGAGGGGGATCGGGTATTGGCAGAAATGGCCCGCTCCGGCCTGGTGCGGGGTGAGAACGGTCTGGAGGTGTATGTGATGTGCGAGCTGCCCAGCAATGTGATTGCGGCAGAGGCGTTTGCCGCGCGCTTCGATGGCTTCTCGATCGGCTCCAACGACCTCACCCAACTCACCCTGGGCCTGGATCGCGATTCAGCCTTGGTGGCTGAGTTGTTTGACGAGCGCCATCCGGCCGTGAAGGCGATGATTCGGCTGGCGATCCAAAGCGCCAAGCGCTGCGGCCGCAAGATCGGTATCTGCGGCCAGGCCCCCAGCGACTACCCCGACTTCGCCCGCTTCCTGGTGGAGGAGGGCATTGATTCGATCAGCCTCAACCCCGACGCGGTGATTGCCACCCGGCTGGAGGTGGCCAGGATCGAGGCAAGCCTGGGGCGCTTCCCAGGGCCCTAG
- a CDS encoding site-specific integrase — translation MQRISLGLHADGMGLERAKERLKEVLRQQRQGRFDWSQWGALAPAKQIQPSGDPLGLEGFEAAFFGDPRRRRNPAGCRTTWSSAYRPYLRRLLAIATEQGLPLELPLLERVLESYAPTSRSRQQCGTALAALARHKGLELPEDWTIRAAGYGLHAAQFRRLPGDQQILALVDQIPNPCWRLAYGLMATYGLRNHEIFFSDLSALASGGDRVIRVLPTSKTGEHQVWPFQPEWVEHFGLEQLGSLQPPLPPVATDLRRTTLQQVGRRVAEQFRRYELPITPYDLRHAWAVRTIHIGLPDTVAARMMGHSVAIHTRTYHHWITRRDQQQAVDAALARRSQSGTPAASDP, via the coding sequence ATGCAGCGAATCAGCCTCGGCCTCCATGCCGATGGCATGGGATTAGAGCGGGCCAAGGAACGCCTCAAGGAGGTGCTGCGCCAGCAGAGACAGGGGCGTTTTGACTGGTCCCAGTGGGGGGCCCTGGCCCCAGCAAAACAAATCCAACCCAGCGGGGATCCCCTGGGTCTGGAGGGCTTTGAGGCCGCTTTTTTTGGCGATCCCCGCCGCCGTCGCAACCCCGCCGGCTGCCGCACCACCTGGAGCAGTGCCTACCGGCCCTATCTGCGGCGGCTGCTGGCGATCGCCACCGAACAGGGTTTGCCCCTGGAACTGCCGCTGCTGGAGAGGGTGCTCGAGAGCTACGCCCCCACCAGCCGCAGTCGTCAGCAGTGCGGCACCGCCCTGGCTGCCCTGGCTCGCCATAAGGGACTGGAGCTGCCGGAGGACTGGACCATCAGGGCGGCCGGCTACGGACTGCACGCAGCCCAGTTCCGCCGCCTGCCTGGCGATCAGCAGATCCTGGCCCTGGTCGACCAGATCCCCAATCCCTGCTGGCGCCTGGCCTACGGCCTGATGGCTACCTACGGCCTGCGCAACCACGAGATCTTCTTCTCCGACCTCTCGGCCCTGGCCTCTGGCGGTGACCGGGTGATCCGGGTGCTGCCCACCAGTAAAACCGGGGAACACCAGGTATGGCCTTTCCAGCCGGAGTGGGTGGAGCACTTCGGCCTGGAGCAACTGGGCTCGCTCCAGCCCCCCCTGCCCCCGGTGGCTACCGACCTGCGCCGCACCACGCTGCAACAGGTGGGCAGGAGGGTGGCGGAGCAGTTCCGCCGCTACGAGCTGCCGATCACCCCCTACGACCTCCGCCACGCCTGGGCCGTGCGCACGATCCACATCGGCCTGCCGGACACGGTGGCGGCCCGGATGATGGGCCACTCGGTGGCGATCCACACCCGCACTTATCACCACTGGATCACCCGCCGCGACCAACAGCAGGCGGTGGATGCGGCCCTGGCGCGCCGGAGCCAGAGTGGAACGCCAGCCGCCAGCGACCCTTGA
- a CDS encoding DDE-type integrase/transposase/recombinase, translating to MIELIGEANAAGAGLVRACGVIGICLRTLKRWRKAFLGDGDGVDRRKGSARLVGHRLSEEERQRILLTCNQPEYAALPPGQIVPALSDQKLFIGSESSFYRVLHQAGQCHRRGRARLPQEPRSVPRLRADGPNQVWSWDISFLPTTVRGVWLYLYLVIDVWSRKVVAWDVAEVESAQIAADLVQRACLKERYHRPNGFGRRQCQQQPLILHADNGNAMRGATLESRLEEMGVLRSFSRPRVSNDNPYSESLFRGVDGLQARAPQAQWRSADG from the coding sequence GTGATCGAGCTGATCGGGGAGGCCAATGCTGCGGGCGCCGGCCTGGTGAGGGCCTGTGGTGTGATCGGCATCTGCCTGCGCACCCTCAAACGCTGGCGGAAGGCCTTCCTGGGTGATGGGGACGGCGTGGATCGCCGTAAAGGCAGTGCTCGGCTGGTGGGTCACCGCCTGAGCGAGGAAGAGCGCCAGCGAATCCTGCTGACGTGCAACCAGCCGGAGTACGCCGCGCTGCCGCCAGGGCAGATCGTGCCGGCACTGTCCGATCAAAAGCTCTTTATTGGTTCAGAGAGCAGCTTCTATCGGGTGCTGCACCAGGCGGGTCAGTGCCACCGCCGGGGGAGGGCCAGGCTGCCTCAAGAACCGCGCTCGGTGCCGCGCCTCAGGGCGGATGGCCCGAACCAGGTTTGGAGCTGGGACATCAGCTTCCTGCCGACCACGGTGCGGGGTGTGTGGCTCTACCTCTACCTGGTGATCGACGTCTGGAGCCGCAAAGTGGTGGCCTGGGATGTGGCCGAGGTGGAGTCGGCTCAGATCGCCGCGGATCTGGTGCAGCGGGCCTGCCTCAAGGAGCGCTACCACCGCCCCAACGGCTTTGGCCGCCGCCAGTGCCAGCAGCAGCCACTAATCCTCCACGCCGACAACGGCAATGCAATGCGCGGGGCGACGCTGGAATCACGGCTCGAGGAGATGGGCGTGCTCAGATCCTTCTCCAGGCCAAGGGTCTCAAACGACAACCCATACTCGGAATCCCTTTTCCGTGGGGTCGATGGGTTACAAGCGCGTGCTCCTCAAGCTCAGTGGCGAAGCGCTGATGGGTGA